One genomic segment of Desulfurispora thermophila DSM 16022 includes these proteins:
- a CDS encoding cell wall hydrolase, giving the protein MCSKYIRWSTGIGLALVLSCSVLLNGAQAGVEPDCGTRQVKSNSACYTVRPGDTLSGIARQMGVPLAALMRANRLSSSTIYPDQILVVPGHQVDWEAALSRGFSRQDVYWLAKAIYAEARGEPFAGQVAVGAVILNRVKSGEFPDSIAEVILQQGKGTYQFSPVQDGSIKLEPDEMALQAAVQAICGWDPTGGALFFYNPHTATDTWIRTLPVVARIGNHVFARKA; this is encoded by the coding sequence ATGTGTAGCAAGTATATTCGCTGGAGCACGGGTATTGGTTTGGCTCTTGTATTGTCCTGCAGCGTCCTGCTGAACGGGGCACAGGCCGGTGTAGAACCAGATTGTGGTACCCGGCAGGTTAAAAGTAACTCTGCCTGCTACACTGTACGTCCGGGCGATACTTTAAGCGGCATTGCCAGGCAGATGGGGGTGCCGTTGGCTGCTTTGATGAGGGCCAACAGGTTGAGCAGCAGCACTATCTACCCGGACCAGATTCTGGTTGTCCCCGGTCACCAGGTGGACTGGGAAGCTGCCCTGTCTCGCGGTTTTTCCCGCCAGGACGTTTACTGGCTGGCCAAGGCCATTTACGCGGAAGCGCGGGGGGAACCTTTTGCCGGTCAGGTGGCTGTGGGGGCAGTCATTCTCAACCGGGTAAAAAGTGGTGAGTTTCCCGATTCAATTGCCGAAGTGATCCTGCAGCAGGGTAAGGGTACTTATCAGTTTTCCCCGGTGCAGGACGGCAGTATTAAGCTCGAGCCCGATGAGATGGCGTTACAGGCTGCTGTGCAGGCCATTTGTGGCTGGGATCCCACCGGTGGAGCGTTATTCTTCTACAACCCGCACACGGCAACCGATACCTGGATTCGCACCTTGCCCGTGGTGGCCAGAATAGGTAATCATGTTTTTGCCCGCAAGGCGTAA
- a CDS encoding Asp23/Gls24 family envelope stress response protein: MKVYALVGPSGTGKSHRAIMVAHEYQAEMIIDDGLIIKNGRILAGQTAKRQPTRIGAIKAALFLDPTKAEEARRIIKQENPAGILVLATSTGMAEKIVENLSLPPIDRFISIEEIASPEEIKSARLMRTRYARHVIPAPTVEVRKSFPGTIIEPLQVFFRRKNKPAPVPAKSWLEQSVVRPTFTFYGRLSISRPALESIIAISARQVNGITAVSRPHIEQNQEGINIYLHVSVRLELNLTEPARRVQQEVKQAVERMTALPVNRVDVLIKDISL, from the coding sequence ATGAAAGTTTATGCACTGGTTGGCCCCAGCGGCACCGGCAAGAGTCACCGGGCTATCATGGTTGCCCACGAGTACCAGGCCGAGATGATTATTGACGATGGCTTAATCATTAAAAACGGCCGCATCCTGGCCGGTCAAACGGCAAAGCGCCAGCCCACCCGCATTGGTGCAATTAAAGCGGCTCTGTTTCTTGATCCAACAAAAGCGGAGGAGGCCCGCCGGATCATCAAACAAGAAAACCCGGCCGGTATATTGGTCCTGGCTACCTCCACCGGCATGGCGGAAAAAATTGTGGAAAACTTATCTCTACCTCCGATAGACAGATTTATTTCCATCGAGGAAATAGCCTCCCCGGAAGAAATAAAAAGCGCCCGGCTTATGCGCACCCGCTACGCCAGACATGTTATCCCGGCCCCCACCGTTGAGGTACGCAAAAGCTTCCCCGGCACCATAATTGAGCCGTTACAGGTTTTTTTCCGCCGCAAAAACAAACCTGCCCCGGTGCCGGCCAAAAGCTGGCTGGAGCAGTCGGTTGTGCGACCCACATTCACCTTTTACGGACGGCTGAGCATATCCCGCCCGGCACTGGAATCCATCATTGCCATCAGCGCCCGGCAGGTAAACGGAATAACCGCCGTCTCCCGCCCACACATTGAACAAAACCAGGAAGGTATCAATATTTATCTGCATGTGTCAGTCAGGCTGGAGCTCAATTTGACCGAACCGGCCCGCCGGGTACAACAGGAGGTCAAGCAAGCCGTGGAACGTATGACCGCCCTGCCCGTAAACAGGGTGGACGTGTTAATTAAAGACATATCTCTTTAG
- a CDS encoding trypsin-like peptidase domain-containing protein: MTEQGTRKIALYVLAAFVIGVVLTVGAFYLVPILPSQAQQESTSVQAPAVSVPVGSNVIPDIVQRTSPAVVLIETTAEKKTRLNYDPFFNDPFFREFFGGRLPFDSRTEVVRGMGSGFIISRDGYILTNEHVVSGADQIQVTIVGHDKPYKARIVGADHDLDLAVLKVDAGNNLPFLALGDSDKVRVGEWAIAIGNPHGLDHTVTVGVISAKGRPVSVQDRNYKNLLQTDASINPGNSGGPLLNLNGEVIGINTAVNAAAQGIGFAIPTSTVKPVLETLITKGKLLRPWLGVYIQSVTQDIASSLGLSKPEGVLITSLVEGGPAYKAGLEQYDVILEIDKQKISDTGALTAKVEKLQVGQKVNVLVFRNGKYLLVPVVIGDKNSNNQ; encoded by the coding sequence GTGACAGAGCAAGGTACCAGAAAGATTGCATTGTATGTGCTGGCCGCTTTTGTGATCGGGGTTGTGCTTACTGTGGGGGCTTTTTATCTTGTACCCATTTTGCCGTCCCAAGCCCAGCAGGAGAGCACGTCGGTGCAGGCGCCCGCTGTTTCCGTACCCGTGGGCAGCAATGTGATTCCCGATATAGTGCAGCGCACCAGCCCGGCCGTAGTGTTGATAGAAACCACCGCAGAGAAAAAGACCCGCTTAAACTATGACCCGTTTTTCAACGACCCTTTTTTCCGGGAATTTTTCGGCGGCAGGCTACCTTTTGATAGTCGCACGGAAGTGGTACGCGGTATGGGTTCCGGCTTTATCATCAGCCGGGACGGCTATATATTGACCAATGAACACGTGGTGAGCGGGGCGGACCAGATTCAGGTGACCATTGTGGGGCATGACAAACCCTACAAAGCTCGTATTGTGGGGGCCGACCACGATTTGGATCTGGCCGTGCTCAAAGTGGATGCCGGAAACAATCTGCCCTTTTTGGCTCTGGGTGACTCGGACAAGGTGCGGGTGGGCGAATGGGCCATCGCCATTGGTAACCCGCACGGCTTGGACCACACTGTAACCGTGGGTGTGATTAGTGCCAAGGGGCGGCCGGTAAGTGTGCAGGACAGGAATTATAAAAACCTGCTGCAGACCGATGCTTCCATCAACCCGGGCAACAGCGGCGGGCCGTTGCTCAACCTGAATGGCGAGGTAATTGGCATCAACACGGCGGTTAACGCGGCTGCGCAGGGTATTGGTTTTGCCATTCCCACCAGCACTGTCAAGCCAGTACTGGAAACTCTGATTACCAAAGGCAAGCTGCTGCGTCCCTGGCTGGGCGTATATATTCAGTCCGTGACCCAGGATATTGCCAGCAGTTTGGGTTTGAGCAAGCCGGAAGGCGTGCTCATTACATCGCTGGTGGAAGGTGGTCCTGCTTACAAGGCCGGGCTGGAGCAGTATGACGTAATTCTGGAAATTGACAAGCAAAAGATCAGTGATACCGGAGCACTGACCGCCAAGGTGGAAAAGTTGCAAGTCGGTCAAAAGGTGAACGTCCTGGTCTTTCGCAATGGCAAGTACTTGCTGGTGCCGGTTGTGATTGGGGACAAGAACAGCAATAACCAGTAA
- the nikC gene encoding nickel transporter permease has protein sequence MENAAAGEQYSFLREFFRRLRKNKTALASLVFLVVLVLLALLAPWVAPYDPYLGEMSQALKGPSAAHWLGTDELGRDILSRIIHGARISLRVGLIAVSIALLAGSFLGAVAAYYGRWLDNLIMRFMDIMLAFPSLLLAIAFMAVLGRGIENAIIAIGIVSVPEYARIVRGAVLSVKENDYIQAARSIGGSDLRIIFRHIMPNVLSPLIVRATLGISTAILDTAALGFLGLGVQPPYAEWGTMLGAGRAYLFNAPHLVYFPGLAITFTVLAFNLLGDGLRDALDPRLRQ, from the coding sequence ATGGAAAATGCTGCTGCCGGTGAACAGTATTCCTTTCTGCGGGAATTTTTTCGCCGGCTGCGTAAAAATAAAACCGCCCTGGCCAGTCTGGTTTTTCTGGTGGTGCTGGTCTTGCTGGCCCTGCTGGCTCCCTGGGTGGCACCCTACGACCCCTACCTGGGTGAAATGAGTCAGGCTTTAAAAGGGCCTTCCGCCGCGCACTGGCTGGGCACTGATGAACTGGGGCGGGATATCTTAAGCCGTATTATCCACGGGGCACGCATCTCGCTGCGCGTGGGTCTGATTGCTGTGAGCATTGCCCTGCTGGCCGGCAGCTTTCTGGGAGCGGTGGCGGCGTATTACGGTCGCTGGCTGGACAACTTGATCATGCGTTTTATGGACATCATGCTGGCCTTTCCTTCCCTGTTGCTGGCCATTGCCTTTATGGCGGTGCTGGGGCGGGGGATTGAAAACGCCATCATTGCCATTGGTATTGTTTCGGTGCCCGAGTATGCCCGCATTGTGCGGGGTGCGGTTCTTTCGGTGAAGGAAAATGATTATATACAGGCGGCGCGATCCATTGGCGGGTCGGACTTGCGCATTATTTTCCGGCATATTATGCCCAATGTGCTTTCTCCTTTGATTGTGCGGGCTACATTGGGTATCTCCACGGCCATCCTGGATACGGCGGCCCTGGGCTTTTTGGGGCTGGGTGTGCAGCCGCCCTATGCGGAATGGGGGACCATGCTGGGGGCCGGCAGGGCTTATTTGTTCAACGCACCGCACCTGGTGTATTTCCCGGGCCTGGCCATTACCTTCACGGTGCTGGCTTTTAATTTGCTGGGCGATGGTTTGCGGGATGCTCTGGACCCGCGCCTTCGGCAGTAG
- a CDS encoding DUF3786 domain-containing protein, which translates to MCSPLSAFTEAREQFLRLDKEEMARRSGAVYIPEQDCLQIYYLGHVYAVSGRGQVVMVDDPQREVPYNDRTLILQYLVQSSGLPPRGRWLSFLELPDGAHHYVPLQTDAMQPLARAFTGRAAQLAVAARALGGQPLAMGDTAFAFAALPKIPLAIVFWDGDEEFPARSNILYDAVAPTHLTTAALWVLGVELAAKLIAFLGEENASCSVDWLGGAADTGRHGAGK; encoded by the coding sequence ATGTGCAGTCCGCTCAGTGCATTTACCGAGGCGCGGGAACAATTCTTGCGCCTGGACAAGGAAGAGATGGCCAGGCGAAGTGGGGCCGTGTACATACCGGAACAAGATTGTTTACAGATATACTATTTGGGGCATGTGTATGCTGTGTCCGGTCGGGGTCAGGTAGTTATGGTAGATGATCCACAGCGCGAAGTGCCATACAATGACCGGACGCTGATATTGCAGTACCTGGTGCAGTCCAGCGGCCTGCCGCCGCGGGGAAGATGGCTTTCTTTCCTGGAACTGCCTGATGGAGCGCACCACTATGTGCCGCTGCAGACCGATGCCATGCAGCCTTTGGCCAGGGCTTTTACCGGGCGGGCGGCGCAGTTGGCTGTTGCGGCGCGGGCTCTGGGCGGTCAGCCTCTGGCCATGGGAGATACGGCTTTTGCTTTTGCCGCTTTGCCCAAAATTCCCCTGGCGATTGTTTTCTGGGATGGCGATGAGGAGTTTCCCGCCCGTAGCAATATCCTGTACGATGCAGTGGCACCCACGCATTTGACCACCGCCGCCCTGTGGGTGCTGGGAGTGGAGTTGGCTGCCAAACTAATTGCTTTTCTGGGAGAAGAAAATGCAAGCTGTTCGGTTGACTGGCTGGGTGGGGCAGCAGATACAGGGCGTCATGGTGCCGGCAAATAG
- a CDS encoding ABC transporter ATP-binding protein — translation MDELVRKPLLTINNLQTQFFLDAGVVPAVNGVGFSVYPGETLAVVGESGSGKSITALSIMRLVPSPPGRITGGEILFEGRDLLKLPEKEMRDLRGNKISMIFQEPMTSLNPVFRVGEQIAESLVIHRGLSKKEALEKAVEMLRLTGIPDPEKRVRDFPHQMSGGMRQRVMIAMALCCNPQLLIADEPTTALDVTIQAQILELIQELQQKLHMAVILITHDLAVVAETAQRAVVMYAGRVVEQASVEELFAEPLHPYTRGLLASIPRLYTKQERLTAIEGVVPNLLHLPPGCAFAPRCSQSKPICHREVPPLVEPIAGRQVSCWLIGGEGEQ, via the coding sequence GTGGACGAACTGGTCAGGAAACCTTTGCTCACAATAAATAATTTGCAAACGCAGTTTTTTTTAGACGCCGGAGTGGTGCCGGCCGTCAACGGGGTCGGTTTTTCTGTCTACCCTGGTGAAACACTGGCCGTGGTGGGTGAATCGGGCAGTGGTAAGAGCATTACCGCGCTTTCCATTATGCGTCTGGTACCCAGTCCGCCCGGGCGAATTACCGGCGGCGAGATTTTATTTGAGGGGCGCGATTTGCTGAAGTTGCCGGAAAAAGAAATGCGCGATTTGCGGGGGAATAAAATTTCCATGATTTTTCAGGAACCCATGACCTCGCTCAACCCGGTCTTCCGGGTGGGGGAGCAGATTGCCGAGTCGCTGGTTATTCACCGGGGTCTTAGCAAAAAAGAGGCGCTGGAAAAAGCGGTGGAGATGCTGCGCCTGACCGGTATTCCCGATCCGGAAAAACGAGTGCGCGATTTTCCCCACCAGATGAGCGGGGGTATGCGCCAGCGGGTGATGATTGCCATGGCCCTGTGCTGTAACCCGCAGCTTTTGATTGCCGATGAGCCCACCACGGCGCTGGATGTGACCATCCAGGCCCAGATCCTGGAATTGATCCAGGAATTGCAGCAAAAATTGCACATGGCAGTAATACTGATTACCCATGACCTGGCGGTGGTGGCCGAGACAGCGCAGCGGGCTGTGGTGATGTACGCCGGCCGGGTGGTGGAGCAGGCCAGTGTGGAGGAATTGTTTGCCGAGCCGCTGCATCCATACACCCGGGGACTGCTGGCCTCCATTCCGCGTCTTTATACCAAACAGGAACGTTTAACGGCTATTGAAGGCGTAGTGCCCAATCTACTGCACCTGCCGCCCGGATGTGCCTTTGCGCCTCGTTGCTCCCAGAGCAAGCCCATCTGCCACCGGGAAGTGCCACCCCTGGTGGAACCCATTGCCGGCCGTCAGGTGAGCTGCTGGTTGATTGGCGGGGAGGGTGAACAATGA
- a CDS encoding DUF2512 family protein, protein MSRGKKQKRAGRDGRWQHSMRSAGWRVHAGAVLTKFLFFAPALGISLPFFSGLSSGQAVITAALVTLAAYLTADLVVFPRFGHWAALLADAGIALLVVLEMPLVFSVAPVGPAGWLLVCLLTALGEMYFHGYLVRRGVVTIGR, encoded by the coding sequence ATGTCGCGTGGGAAAAAGCAAAAAAGAGCGGGGCGGGACGGACGGTGGCAGCATTCCATGCGCAGCGCGGGCTGGCGTGTGCACGCCGGCGCGGTGCTGACCAAGTTTTTGTTTTTTGCCCCGGCACTGGGGATATCCCTGCCCTTTTTTTCCGGCCTGAGCAGTGGGCAGGCGGTGATAACTGCTGCCCTGGTCACTTTAGCGGCATACCTAACAGCCGATCTGGTGGTTTTTCCGCGTTTTGGACACTGGGCGGCCCTGCTGGCCGATGCCGGCATTGCCCTGCTGGTGGTGCTGGAAATGCCCTTGGTGTTTTCTGTAGCTCCCGTCGGCCCGGCCGGCTGGCTGCTGGTGTGTTTGCTCACGGCGTTGGGAGAAATGTATTTCCACGGTTACCTGGTGCGCCGGGGAGTGGTCACTATCGGGCGCTAA
- a CDS encoding response regulator transcription factor: MRVLVIDDDPKITALLRRALTFEGYEVITAASGQEGIDMALQENPDLVVLDIMLPGLDGWEVCRQLRQHSTVPILMLTARDEVADRVKGLNLGADDYLVKPFALEELLARVHAMLRRSKQLEEAGRRLRFADLTLDLDSREARRGERTFALTAKEFDLLKLFMENPRRVLARDMIMDRIWGYDYSGESNVLEVYIGMLRQKLEEKGEARLIHTVRGVGYVLREIS, from the coding sequence ATGCGCGTACTGGTAATCGACGATGACCCAAAGATCACGGCTTTGCTGCGCCGCGCTTTAACCTTTGAGGGGTACGAGGTGATTACGGCGGCTTCCGGTCAGGAAGGGATTGACATGGCACTGCAGGAGAACCCCGATCTGGTGGTGCTGGATATTATGTTACCCGGTTTGGATGGCTGGGAGGTTTGTCGCCAGCTGCGCCAGCACAGTACTGTACCCATATTAATGCTTACAGCCAGGGATGAAGTGGCCGACCGGGTCAAAGGTCTCAACCTGGGGGCCGATGACTACCTGGTCAAACCTTTTGCCCTGGAGGAACTGCTGGCCCGGGTGCACGCCATGTTGCGCCGCAGTAAACAGCTGGAAGAGGCGGGCCGCCGGCTTAGATTTGCGGATTTGACCCTGGATTTGGACAGCCGGGAGGCCAGGCGGGGGGAGAGGACATTTGCGCTTACGGCCAAAGAATTTGACCTGTTGAAGCTGTTCATGGAAAATCCCCGCCGGGTGCTGGCCCGGGACATGATCATGGACCGCATCTGGGGTTATGATTATTCGGGTGAGTCCAATGTGCTGGAAGTGTACATTGGTATGCTGCGCCAGAAGTTGGAGGAAAAGGGCGAGGCCAGGCTCATTCATACTGTGCGCGGGGTTGGCTATGTGTTGCGGGAAATTTCATGA
- a CDS encoding ABC transporter ATP-binding protein, whose amino-acid sequence MSAVGEPLVEVRDLRKHFEVQTAWSRRRGVVKAVDGVSFTIRRGETLGLVGESGCGKSTTGRLILRLLEPSGGRIFFQGQDITSASGGKLRALRRHMQIVFQDPYSSLNPRMTAGEIIAEPMRIFRLGSPAEISRRVEQLLHLVGLGSYHALRYPHEFSGGQRQRIGIARALALNPDLVVCDEPVSALDVSIQSQIINLLKDLQQQLGLTYLFIAHGLNVVKHMSDRVGVMYLGRMMELAGADELYSRPLHPYTRALLSAIPIPDPGRKKERIILPGDIPSPLNPPPGCLFHTRCSEAIPRCSQEVPAWREVSAEHFVACHLFS is encoded by the coding sequence ATGAGCGCTGTGGGAGAACCTCTGGTGGAAGTGCGGGACCTGCGCAAGCATTTTGAGGTGCAGACGGCCTGGAGCAGGCGGCGCGGTGTGGTCAAAGCGGTGGACGGTGTAAGTTTTACCATCCGGCGGGGGGAAACCCTGGGGCTGGTGGGGGAAAGCGGTTGTGGCAAGTCCACTACCGGCCGGCTTATATTGCGCCTGCTGGAACCCAGCGGCGGGCGGATCTTTTTTCAGGGACAGGACATTACCAGTGCCAGCGGCGGTAAATTACGGGCTCTGCGCCGGCACATGCAGATCGTCTTCCAGGACCCCTATTCATCGTTAAACCCCCGCATGACGGCGGGAGAGATTATTGCCGAACCCATGCGCATATTCCGCCTGGGCAGCCCGGCCGAAATTAGCCGGCGGGTGGAACAGCTGTTGCATTTGGTAGGGCTGGGCAGCTACCACGCTCTGCGCTATCCGCACGAGTTCAGCGGTGGCCAGCGGCAGCGCATTGGTATCGCCCGTGCTCTGGCTTTAAACCCCGATCTGGTGGTCTGTGACGAACCGGTTTCCGCGCTGGATGTTTCTATTCAATCGCAAATCATCAACTTGCTCAAGGACCTGCAGCAGCAGCTGGGGCTGACTTATCTTTTTATTGCCCATGGTTTGAATGTGGTCAAGCATATGAGCGACCGGGTGGGTGTGATGTATCTGGGGCGCATGATGGAGCTGGCCGGTGCCGATGAATTGTACAGCCGTCCTCTGCATCCCTATACCCGGGCATTGCTTTCCGCCATCCCCATCCCCGATCCGGGGCGCAAGAAAGAGCGCATTATTCTGCCGGGTGACATACCCAGCCCGCTTAACCCGCCGCCGGGTTGCCTTTTTCATACGCGGTGCTCGGAAGCTATACCCCGTTGCAGTCAGGAGGTACCGGCCTGGCGGGAAGTGAGTGCGGAGCATTTTGTGGCCTGTCACCTGTTTTCATAG
- a CDS encoding precorrin-8X methylmutase, whose product MEFLLDPVEIAKKSMTIIEENLPQLAQWPPLEREVLKRIIHTSGDLSCLSLIDIHPDAVKTGIKAISAGQDILTDVNMVRAGLISSRLGEFGISVHCLINDPLVVAEAREKGLTRAMVAIQRGASLAEGGIVAIGNAPTALFALCDLIQKGQARPALVVGMPVGFVGAKESKELLVSTGVPYITIHGTRGGSNMAAAAVNALLLLA is encoded by the coding sequence ATGGAGTTCTTGTTGGATCCGGTGGAAATAGCTAAAAAAAGCATGACCATTATTGAAGAAAACCTGCCTCAACTGGCGCAGTGGCCGCCGCTGGAGAGAGAGGTGCTCAAGCGGATTATCCACACCAGCGGCGACCTGAGCTGTCTGTCGCTGATTGACATTCACCCTGACGCTGTCAAGACGGGCATTAAGGCCATCAGCGCGGGTCAGGATATTTTAACCGATGTGAATATGGTGCGGGCCGGTTTGATTTCCTCCCGCCTGGGGGAGTTTGGGATCAGTGTGCATTGTCTGATCAACGACCCGCTTGTGGTGGCCGAAGCCAGGGAAAAGGGCCTCACCAGAGCCATGGTAGCCATACAGCGGGGAGCTTCCCTGGCGGAGGGCGGTATTGTGGCTATCGGTAATGCTCCAACAGCGCTTTTTGCTCTCTGTGATTTAATCCAAAAAGGGCAGGCGCGCCCGGCGCTGGTTGTGGGTATGCCGGTGGGTTTTGTGGGGGCGAAGGAGTCCAAAGAACTGCTGGTCAGCACCGGAGTACCCTATATCACCATCCATGGCACCAGGGGAGGCAGCAACATGGCGGCGGCGGCGGTAAATGCGCTGTTGCTTTTAGCATAA
- a CDS encoding ABC transporter permease, translating to MASYIARRLLLLFPVLLGVSIFVFVVLHLFTTDPAALMLGQHATTQQIEALREELGLNDPLYVQFGRFLWQVLHGDLGRSLMTRAPVTDEIMSRFPATIELAFMAMLIATIAGVFVGVLSAVKQYSIFDYLSMVGALVGVSMPIFWLGLMLILLFSVQLGWLPVAGRIDIGMEPARITGLYLLDSLLTGNWAAFVSALKHLILPALALASYSMAIIARMTRSTMLEVIRQDYVRTARAKGLVESLVIYRHALRNALIPVVTVVGLQMGSLLGGAVLTETVFSWPGIGSLLVNAILAADYPLVQGSVILIATIFVVVNLLVDLLYAFLDPRIRYS from the coding sequence ATGGCCAGCTACATTGCAAGACGCCTGTTGCTGCTCTTTCCGGTGCTTCTGGGGGTGAGCATCTTTGTTTTTGTCGTCCTGCACCTGTTCACCACCGATCCGGCTGCTCTGATGCTGGGGCAGCATGCCACCACCCAGCAAATTGAAGCCCTGCGGGAAGAACTGGGCTTGAACGACCCTCTCTATGTACAGTTCGGCCGCTTTCTCTGGCAGGTGCTGCACGGTGACCTGGGGCGTTCTCTGATGACCCGGGCACCGGTGACCGATGAGATCATGTCCCGTTTTCCGGCTACCATAGAACTGGCCTTTATGGCCATGCTCATCGCCACCATCGCCGGCGTCTTTGTGGGTGTGCTCTCGGCAGTGAAACAGTACTCGATTTTTGACTATTTGAGCATGGTGGGCGCGCTGGTGGGTGTGTCCATGCCCATTTTCTGGTTGGGGCTGATGTTGATTTTGCTCTTTTCTGTGCAACTGGGCTGGTTACCGGTGGCCGGTCGCATTGATATAGGGATGGAACCCGCCCGCATCACCGGTCTTTATTTGCTGGATTCATTGCTCACCGGCAACTGGGCGGCCTTTGTCAGTGCGCTCAAGCACCTGATCCTGCCCGCTCTGGCTTTGGCTTCTTATTCCATGGCCATTATAGCCCGTATGACCCGCTCCACCATGCTGGAGGTCATCCGCCAGGACTATGTGCGTACGGCCCGGGCCAAAGGTCTGGTGGAAAGCCTGGTCATATACCGGCACGCTTTGCGCAATGCGCTCATCCCGGTGGTTACCGTGGTGGGACTGCAAATGGGATCGCTGCTGGGTGGTGCCGTGCTTACGGAAACCGTCTTTTCCTGGCCGGGGATTGGCAGCCTGCTGGTCAATGCCATTTTGGCTGCCGATTATCCGCTGGTACAGGGCTCTGTGATCCTGATTGCCACCATTTTTGTCGTGGTCAACCTGCTGGTGGATCTTTTGTACGCTTTTCTGGATCCCCGTATCCGTTATTCATAA
- a CDS encoding ABC transporter substrate-binding protein, giving the protein MKKWFWPVLLLTALAFVLAGCGGQQAQNAAPAKDITLVYAQGSDPRGLDPAYVDDGESAKVIVNVFEGLVRYKPDSTEVEPCLATEWTSSPDGKEWTFKLRRGVKFHDGTDFNAEAVKFSVERQLPPNRTDDMPYASFTFGPVQKVEVVDQYTVKFILNEPYAPFLANMAMALAAPIVSPAAVQKYGKDFIEHPVGTGPFKFVKWDKGQQIELARNDNYWGDKPAAAKVFFKFTKENSVRASQLKTGEVDMMDGVDPNDVKMLEQSGLKLIKNPGMNINYVGFLCHKPPFNNVKMRQAVSYAINRQNLVDYLYQGLADLANGPLPKFMPGYAADLKPIGYDPEKAKALLKEAGYKGEKITILAYSNPRPYNPVGGEKLAAAIQQDLLKVGINCDIKTYPWKEYKDVLFKAQEGHMFLYGWIGDNGDPDNFLSLFDSKEIAGSLNAAKYSNPQVDKLLAEGRKTMDPAKRAQIYHDLQKIVLEEAPWVYISHSLDMAAYRPNVVNFNLHPTGVVFLRGVSKN; this is encoded by the coding sequence TTGAAAAAGTGGTTTTGGCCAGTACTGCTGCTGACAGCCTTGGCGTTCGTGCTGGCGGGCTGCGGTGGTCAGCAGGCGCAAAATGCGGCACCGGCAAAAGACATCACGCTGGTGTACGCCCAAGGTTCGGATCCCCGGGGACTGGACCCTGCTTATGTGGATGACGGCGAATCGGCCAAAGTTATCGTCAACGTATTTGAGGGCCTGGTGCGTTACAAGCCCGACAGCACCGAGGTGGAACCCTGCCTGGCCACCGAGTGGACTTCTTCTCCGGATGGCAAGGAATGGACCTTTAAACTGCGCCGGGGCGTAAAATTCCACGATGGCACCGATTTTAACGCCGAAGCGGTTAAATTCAGCGTGGAGCGCCAGTTGCCCCCCAACCGCACCGACGATATGCCCTATGCTTCTTTCACCTTTGGTCCGGTGCAAAAAGTGGAAGTGGTGGACCAGTACACGGTCAAGTTTATCCTGAATGAGCCTTACGCCCCCTTCCTGGCCAACATGGCCATGGCCCTGGCCGCGCCCATTGTCAGCCCGGCGGCGGTGCAGAAGTATGGCAAGGACTTCATCGAGCACCCCGTGGGCACCGGTCCGTTCAAGTTTGTCAAATGGGACAAGGGGCAGCAAATTGAGCTGGCCCGCAACGACAATTACTGGGGCGACAAGCCGGCTGCGGCCAAGGTGTTCTTCAAGTTCACCAAGGAGAACTCGGTGCGGGCTTCCCAACTGAAAACCGGTGAAGTGGACATGATGGACGGCGTGGACCCCAACGATGTCAAGATGCTGGAGCAAAGCGGCCTTAAGCTGATCAAAAACCCCGGCATGAACATCAACTATGTGGGCTTTTTGTGCCACAAGCCGCCCTTTAACAACGTCAAGATGCGCCAGGCCGTCAGCTATGCCATCAATCGCCAGAACCTGGTGGACTACCTGTACCAGGGACTGGCCGACCTGGCCAACGGTCCGCTGCCCAAGTTTATGCCCGGTTATGCGGCCGACTTGAAACCCATTGGTTATGACCCGGAAAAAGCCAAGGCTCTGCTGAAGGAAGCCGGCTACAAAGGGGAAAAAATCACCATTCTTGCTTATTCCAACCCGCGTCCCTACAACCCGGTGGGCGGGGAAAAACTGGCCGCCGCCATTCAGCAGGACCTGCTGAAAGTGGGCATCAACTGTGACATCAAGACCTATCCCTGGAAGGAATACAAGGACGTGCTCTTTAAAGCCCAGGAAGGTCACATGTTCCTGTACGGCTGGATTGGCGACAACGGTGACCCGGATAACTTCCTGTCGCTCTTCGACAGCAAGGAGATTGCCGGCAGCCTGAACGCCGCCAAGTACAGCAACCCGCAGGTGGACAAACTGCTGGCCGAGGGGCGCAAAACCATGGACCCGGCCAAGAGGGCCCAAATTTATCACGACTTGCAAAAGATTGTGCTGGAAGAAGCCCCCTGGGTTTATATCAGCCACAGCCTGGACATGGCGGCCTACCGGCCCAATGTGGTTAATTTCAACCTGCATCCCACGGGTGTGGTCTTCCTGCGCGGTGTGAGCAAAAACTAG